taaaattagagaatataatttggaaaataaaaataattagactttaaaaataaaaatttggaataatgttcttcatcttgtttatcttcttcatttcacaaaacttccaatcaatgcgctcatgaacaaagtctcctttgtttatcttcttctttcgcttcaaatttgttttgccttgattttctttgccttttcttagctgccgttttgacttggttaatatccaaaacttgaagacttctttgcttcTTAGCTATatctttataactatcacatatcttctttaacggcaccttcaagcactactccagaaaaatcaaATTGCGTTGCGGAATCAAGTTGGGTTAATTGTGCCATTTGGAGAAAATAGAACAAATAAATTAGATCGAGAAATAGAGAATAGATTGACAAAAAGAGaattttttgtgtaaaaaatttgGGGTAAGTTTTGAGTTTGAAAATTACATATTTATAGCGATAGAGAACTAGCCGTTAGCGATAGAGTCGATAACGCTTGCGGTAAAGTCATTATTGCTGGCGTTTTTATGAATATCGCTCGCTAGAAAGTCTATCGTTCAttggttttcccatagtggctAATTGATTTatcatgccacctggtatgccaaaccaattttttttgcatgtgtataggaaTAGGCCTCGTAAAagaattgttttatttatttattttttttctctttttttctttttgcttatgggAGTCTATCACGAATTTTATTGCCAACCTAATTTCTAATTATTTTTGTTTCTGGAAGTTCAACACAACTTTTGAGAGTGCATCCAACCATCACTAAATTTACTGTAAATTTTAATaccttcatttttttttacttaaaatCGTCTTCGGAGTGACACCAGAGGAGAGTATGAATGGGAATTGGGAATGTGGATGGATAACTAACATACAACAGATCTGAACCCACCACTCCTGATTGACAACAATTGTAAATACTTGCATCTGTTTTACAGGTTCCCCCTTGTTATTGGGATAAACATAGAAAAGTAACAAACAACCCAAGTGGTAGTTAAAAAGATGGTAGGAGTTAAGTCATCATCACTCCCTTCTACATTTGCAAATGATTTGATTGCAAACTCAAAAGTTGGGTTGTCTTTATATTCATATTTAATGAAGAATCTCATCTCTTTCAAGACAGATATTTATTTCCTTTCAAAATTTTAGGATTTATCTGAGTTGTGTTTGGGTTTAGTCAATGATCACAATAAATAAAAACCCTTACTTTAAACTTCAGTACATAAGGGATTATTATGCAAGTATATccccattctcttcttcttcttcttcttcttcttcttcttcttcttcttcttcttcttcttcttcttcttcttactctTAATTAAGTTTCTGAAATCTTAATTTGGAGacaaacagaagaagaagagatggctGGTGGTGGGTTTGGTCCTGCAGGTGTTGCAAAGGAACGAGCACATGAATATCAAGGCAAAGTCACTTCTTTTGTGGTCATTGCTTGTATTGTTGCTGCAATTGGTGGTTCAATCTTCGGATATGACATTGGTATCTCAGGTACACTCTTCTCAAAATTCATCCATAACccatttttcttcaatttcttaGGTTTATGATTATGATCATGTCAGAATTATATCAAAAGGTAGAATGCTGAATTGTGAATTAAAGTTTTTCTTTACTGATTATGGTTCAAAAAATGAATAGGTGGGGTGACATCCATGGATCCCTTTCTGAAGGAATTCTTTCCGAAAGTGTTTGAGAAAAAGGGACATTTAAATGAGGATAATTACTGTAAGTATGACAATCAAGGTTTAGCAGCATTTACCTCTTCACTGTACCTTGCTGGTCTGGTTTCATCTCTGGTAGCTTCACCTATAACAAGGAATTATGGACGCCGAGCTAGTATAATCTGCGGTGGGATTAGTTTCCTCATCGGAGCTGCTCTCAATGCTGCTGCTTTGAACCTAATCATGTTGATAATAGGCCGTGTTATGCTCGGTGTTGGAATTGGATTTGGAAATCAGGTAAATTTTCCTTCAGCGCAGTTTTCTTGCACACTGGCACTTGGCTACAAGAACATTAGATTGCCTATGTTTGAGTTTCTATTTGGGGTGTACTCTTTGTTGCATAAAAGCTTGGAAACATCTGATATAGTTCCAAGTTTCGTGAATATGTTTAGGCAGTCCCACTGTACTTGTCAGAGATGGCACCAGCACATCTCCGAGGAGCTTTAAACATGATGTTTCAGCTAGCAACAACACTGGGGATATTCACGGCAAACATGGTCAATTACGGAACAGATAAACTTAAACCATGGGGATGGAGACTCTCGTTGGGTCTAGCGGCAGCACCTGCTTTGCTAATGACAGTTGGAGGCTACTTTCTTCCGGAAACACCCAACAGCTTGATTGAGcaaggaaagaaagaaagaggaagagAGATTCTTGAAAAGATTAGAGGCACGAAAAATGTGAATGCTGAGTATCAGGATATAGTTGAAGCTAGTGAACTTGCCAACTCCATCAAACACCCATTTAGGAATATACTTGAGAAAAGGAACAGACCGCAATTAGTTATGGCAATCTTTATGCCTACTTTTCAGATCTTGACCGGCATAAATTCAATTCTTTTCTATGCTCCAGTGTTGTTTCAAACTATGGGTTTCAAAGGGTCTGCTTCTCTTTACTCTTCAGTCTTAACTGGAGCAGTTCTGTGTTTATCTACACTCATTTCGATTGCTCTAGTGGATAGACTGGGACGCAGAGTTCTCCTTATCTCGGGTGGAATACAGATGATTGTGTGCCAGGTAAAACTGCTAAAAATattctttaattttgtttttagtATTTATCACGGTTGATTCACTGATTCAGAAGCAAAATCCAAGATTTTGCACTCGGCCTTATGCTTATCCCAAAAGAAGCAAAATCCAAGGTTTTGCACTTGGCCTTATGCTCATCCCAGAGGGCCTATGTGCTAGCAGAGTAAAGAAACTATTACTAGATGAATGGTTTTTATGTAAATGTCACAAGTAACCTTGTTTCATTTTGGTGTGTGTTTCAAACAGGTAATTGTCGCCATAATCTTGGGACTGAAGTTTGGCGCTGACAAGGAACTCACTAAAGGCTACTCA
This DNA window, taken from Papaver somniferum cultivar HN1 chromosome 3, ASM357369v1, whole genome shotgun sequence, encodes the following:
- the LOC113355936 gene encoding sugar transport protein 7-like; this translates as MAGGGFGPAGVAKERAHEYQGKVTSFVVIACIVAAIGGSIFGYDIGISGGVTSMDPFLKEFFPKVFEKKGHLNEDNYCKYDNQGLAAFTSSLYLAGLVSSLVASPITRNYGRRASIICGGISFLIGAALNAAALNLIMLIIGRVMLGVGIGFGNQAVPLYLSEMAPAHLRGALNMMFQLATTLGIFTANMVNYGTDKLKPWGWRLSLGLAAAPALLMTVGGYFLPETPNSLIEQGKKERGREILEKIRGTKNVNAEYQDIVEASELANSIKHPFRNILEKRNRPQLVMAIFMPTFQILTGINSILFYAPVLFQTMGFKGSASLYSSVLTGAVLCLSTLISIALVDRLGRRVLLISGGIQMIVCQVIVAIILGLKFGADKELTKGYSVLVVVFICLFVAAFGWSWGPLGWTVPSEIFPLETRSAGQSITVAVNLFFTFVIAQSFLSMLCAFKYGIFLFFAGWTVIMTIFVWVFLPETKGVPIEEMILLWRKHWFWKKIMPDIQVQEDADSEKA